The following proteins are co-located in the Synechococcus sp. PROS-U-1 genome:
- a CDS encoding permease — protein sequence MDKLATAWAIFQGLLLEAIPFLLLGVAIAGLARWAVPPGAWIDRLPKNPVLAPIIGALMGFALPACECGNVPVARRLLASGAPMGTAFGFLFAAPVLNPIVLASTWAAFPDQPWLLVARPLGAFLLAILLSLLLVQLPETQLLATALLEERRMSQPLSNVGLLQRSSGLIGASSTTTRPATNQRIKGWQVLDQSCREFLDLLALLVLGCVIAALVQTWLPRSWLLAVGGAPTASILALMLLAVVVSVCSSVDAFLALGFAAQITPGALLAFLLLGPVVDLKLAGLFTVLMRPRAIVITAISASLGVLLIGQWINLWQL from the coding sequence TTGGACAAGCTCGCCACCGCCTGGGCGATCTTTCAGGGGTTGCTGTTGGAAGCCATTCCCTTCCTGCTGCTGGGCGTCGCCATCGCCGGGCTGGCCCGTTGGGCGGTGCCTCCAGGCGCATGGATCGACAGGCTCCCGAAGAACCCAGTGCTGGCTCCGATCATCGGGGCCTTGATGGGGTTTGCACTTCCGGCCTGCGAATGCGGCAATGTCCCGGTCGCCCGCCGTCTGCTGGCCAGCGGCGCACCGATGGGCACCGCCTTTGGCTTTCTGTTTGCTGCGCCGGTGCTCAATCCCATCGTCCTGGCCAGCACCTGGGCAGCCTTTCCCGATCAACCCTGGCTGCTGGTGGCCCGACCGTTGGGGGCCTTTCTGCTGGCGATTCTTCTGAGTTTGTTGCTGGTGCAATTGCCGGAAACGCAGCTGCTGGCAACAGCGCTTCTGGAGGAACGCCGCATGAGCCAGCCCTTGAGCAACGTGGGGCTGCTGCAGCGCAGCAGTGGCCTGATTGGAGCTTCATCCACCACAACACGTCCAGCCACCAACCAACGGATCAAGGGCTGGCAGGTATTGGATCAAAGCTGCCGCGAGTTTCTCGATCTCCTGGCTCTGCTGGTGCTGGGGTGTGTGATCGCAGCTCTAGTGCAGACCTGGCTGCCGCGCAGTTGGCTCTTGGCCGTTGGGGGCGCACCGACGGCGTCGATCCTGGCCTTGATGCTGCTGGCCGTCGTGGTGTCGGTCTGCTCCAGCGTGGATGCCTTTCTCGCCCTCGGATTTGCAGCTCAGATCACGCCAGGAGCCCTGCTGGCGTTTCTGTTGCTGGGCCCCGTCGTTGATCTCAAACTGGCGGGTTTGTTCACGGTGCTAATGCGCCCACGGGCCATCGTGATCACTGCAATCAGTGCGAGTCTTGGGGTGCTGCTGATCGGTCAGTGGATCAACCTGTGGCAGCTGTGA
- a CDS encoding TIGR03943 family protein gives MVLWGLTLLWSFHSGRLDLLLRGVFHSLVGVTGLLLLMAGVALLLQKSGRRERWRWPWLLSGLMGVLVLMVPPTPSFSDLASNRPQGLPDPPELAFVLPPEQRSLTEWVRYLRSQPDPDLVADNPVRISGFVWRQPEGPPLIARLTVRCCLADATPAGLAVEWPEWFTPKTNQWLAISGTMTVQSRKDRRIPVVVPSSITPIARPERPLEP, from the coding sequence ATGGTGCTCTGGGGCCTCACACTTCTGTGGAGTTTCCACAGTGGCCGCCTCGACCTGCTGCTGCGGGGGGTCTTTCACAGCCTGGTGGGGGTCACCGGCCTGTTGTTGCTGATGGCGGGAGTGGCCCTTTTGCTGCAAAAGAGTGGCCGCCGGGAACGTTGGCGATGGCCCTGGCTGCTCAGCGGCTTGATGGGCGTGCTGGTTTTGATGGTGCCGCCGACCCCCTCCTTTAGTGACCTGGCCAGCAACCGCCCCCAGGGCCTTCCAGATCCACCGGAATTGGCATTTGTGCTGCCGCCAGAACAACGCAGCCTCACGGAATGGGTGCGTTACCTGCGCAGCCAGCCAGACCCCGATCTTGTCGCTGACAACCCTGTGCGAATCAGCGGCTTTGTCTGGAGGCAGCCGGAGGGTCCACCGCTGATCGCGAGGCTCACCGTTCGCTGTTGCCTTGCCGACGCCACACCCGCTGGCCTGGCAGTGGAGTGGCCGGAGTGGTTCACACCAAAAACCAACCAGTGGTTAGCCATAAGCGGGACGATGACAGTACAAAGCCGGAAGGATCGGCGCATCCCTGTCGTCGTTCCATCAAGCATCACACCGATTGCGAGGCCAGAACGGCCCCTGGAGCCATGA
- a CDS encoding metal ABC transporter substrate-binding protein — MRRLVRSTGLGVALALGVCFGPAHAAQPVVVAVDGTLCDITKTLAAGSASVTCLIPPGGDPHSYRLKPSDRSQLAKSDLVVHIGFGLTPSARKLKTPGTVVAVGEVALPSYRGSDPHVWHDPANSAAMVRVVSRSLAPVLPASDRAALQQRTDRAVAVFNALQRWEAQQFASLPSKQRVLVTDHKTYSHLADRFGLVEISMLDSHTTGGVLRPSSLRKITQEVKASGAKTIFAPSATPNKTLKRISKNTGLPIATTPLFGEGIASGRNAVSTATLNVCTIVNGQGGSCDQSGAKALNSQWSSIR, encoded by the coding sequence ATGCGTCGTTTAGTTCGATCAACAGGGCTCGGTGTTGCCTTGGCCCTTGGCGTTTGCTTTGGGCCGGCCCATGCCGCTCAACCTGTTGTTGTTGCTGTCGATGGCACGCTCTGCGACATCACGAAGACGTTGGCTGCCGGTTCTGCATCGGTGACTTGCCTGATTCCTCCTGGTGGGGATCCCCATTCCTATCGATTGAAGCCCAGCGATCGCAGCCAGCTTGCCAAAAGTGATCTGGTTGTCCACATCGGTTTTGGTCTTACCCCTTCGGCCAGAAAACTCAAGACGCCTGGCACTGTCGTCGCTGTCGGTGAAGTGGCTCTGCCCTCCTATCGAGGCAGCGACCCGCATGTTTGGCATGATCCTGCCAACTCAGCAGCCATGGTGAGGGTTGTGTCCCGTTCTCTGGCACCTGTTTTGCCTGCCAGTGATCGTGCTGCCTTGCAGCAGCGCACTGACCGTGCCGTTGCCGTCTTCAATGCCCTTCAGCGTTGGGAAGCACAGCAGTTCGCTTCGTTGCCATCGAAACAACGGGTCCTGGTGACCGATCACAAGACCTATAGCCATCTTGCAGACCGCTTTGGACTTGTTGAAATTTCAATGTTGGACAGTCACACCACAGGTGGCGTTTTGCGTCCTTCAAGTCTCCGCAAGATCACACAAGAGGTGAAAGCTTCCGGTGCAAAAACAATCTTTGCACCATCGGCGACTCCCAATAAAACCCTGAAGCGCATCAGCAAGAACACCGGTCTACCGATTGCAACAACTCCTCTTTTTGGCGAAGGGATCGCATCCGGTCGAAATGCTGTTTCAACCGCAACGCTCAATGTCTGCACGATCGTCAACGGCCAGGGAGGTTCCTGTGATCAGTCAGGGGCGAAGGCATTGAATTCGCAGTGGTCTTCCATCCGCTGA
- a CDS encoding metal ABC transporter ATP-binding protein codes for MSNSSCVLSTTELCFSYGGRQTVDSVNLQLQAGTLTALVGPNGAGKSTLLHLLEGRLKPSKGSINSSKPIGLMPQRAAIDWSFPITAEDMVRLGMPSKRKTTVANQPDQLLDRVGMGTMGSRRLSQLSGGQQQRILLARALMQQTDILLLDEPCSAIDPPTREHLLRVMRQQAEKGQTLLVSSHDWGSALNDYDQVVVMDRQILATGSPTAVREKLSDMTCMMGSHCCG; via the coding sequence ATGAGCAATTCATCGTGCGTGCTGAGCACAACCGAGCTGTGCTTTAGCTACGGGGGCCGTCAGACCGTTGACAGCGTCAACCTTCAGCTGCAGGCGGGAACGCTTACGGCGCTTGTGGGACCAAACGGAGCGGGCAAGTCAACGCTGTTGCACCTGCTGGAAGGGCGACTCAAACCAAGCAAAGGATCGATCAACTCCAGCAAGCCCATCGGTTTAATGCCCCAGAGGGCAGCCATTGACTGGTCATTTCCGATCACCGCCGAAGACATGGTGCGGCTGGGCATGCCGAGCAAACGCAAAACCACAGTTGCGAACCAACCCGACCAGCTGTTGGACCGGGTGGGTATGGGAACCATGGGCTCACGTCGCCTCAGCCAGCTCTCCGGCGGTCAGCAACAGAGAATTCTGCTGGCACGAGCGTTGATGCAGCAAACCGACATCCTGCTGCTGGATGAACCCTGCAGCGCCATCGATCCACCGACACGGGAACACTTGCTCAGGGTTATGCGGCAACAGGCTGAAAAAGGCCAGACGCTTCTGGTGAGCAGCCACGACTGGGGCAGTGCACTGAATGACTATGACCAGGTGGTGGTGATGGATCGCCAGATCCTTGCCACTGGATCTCCCACTGCGGTACGCGAAAAACTGAGTGACATGACCTGCATGATGGGGAGCCATTGCTGTGGCTGA
- a CDS encoding metal ABC transporter permease — protein sequence MAEIDIWWLLPLVISLLIGAICPATGALLITQRRVLLANLMAHSVLPGLVVALAIGIDPSIGGLVSGLLGALLAERLNRRFKGREEGAMNTVLAGFTALGVLLVPLLEARVDLETVLFGDLLAANTADFARTAVSATALLAMVIWGYRDLVFIGIDPEGAAVAKRPVTLIRLICSLVTALVIISAITAVGVILVIGLLCAPVLVHVEQSRSLKELMLRSAGTGLLLCGGGMMLAVAIDLPPGPLIGTICMVLLMIYQAQKRNESYN from the coding sequence GTGGCTGAAATCGACATCTGGTGGTTGCTGCCACTGGTGATCTCGTTGCTCATTGGAGCCATCTGTCCAGCCACAGGAGCCCTGTTGATCACACAACGACGGGTCCTTTTGGCCAATCTGATGGCCCATTCCGTCTTGCCAGGACTGGTCGTCGCCCTCGCCATCGGCATCGACCCGAGCATTGGTGGACTCGTCAGCGGGCTACTGGGTGCTCTATTGGCAGAACGTTTGAACAGACGCTTCAAGGGCCGAGAGGAAGGTGCCATGAACACCGTCCTGGCGGGGTTCACAGCACTGGGGGTGCTGTTGGTGCCACTGCTGGAAGCGCGGGTTGACCTGGAAACGGTTTTGTTCGGGGATCTGCTGGCAGCCAACACAGCTGACTTCGCACGCACAGCAGTTTCAGCCACCGCACTTTTGGCGATGGTGATCTGGGGCTATCGAGACCTGGTCTTTATCGGGATCGACCCAGAAGGCGCAGCAGTCGCCAAGCGACCTGTGACGTTGATTCGATTGATCTGCAGCCTGGTCACAGCGTTGGTCATCATCAGCGCCATTACAGCTGTGGGCGTCATTTTGGTGATTGGACTGCTCTGCGCCCCAGTGCTTGTTCACGTCGAGCAAAGCCGAAGCCTGAAGGAACTCATGTTGAGGAGCGCCGGCACAGGCTTGCTCTTATGCGGCGGAGGGATGATGCTGGCTGTAGCAATTGATCTACCTCCAGGGCCATTGATTGGAACAATCTGCATGGTCCTGCTCATGATCTACCAAGCCCAGAAACGCAATGAGTCTTACAACTGA
- a CDS encoding glycosyltransferase, with protein sequence MSQQKRHDLCVYIGPAALCPTPEDDRPFVVITGDQDEWALPLIQKRANRKPRADNFDIRQHTIGKPGTTKTWHSFNQPSLNGIIDEAELKWCNPAWEIEHFGTKDVENRKLQDILSDTDHSNEEFSLIIAQGDPQLTLKRSAKLLKNCSSIDLTLHPLALIWKESIDNYLAEHGFERKSASQLLWQKAGCSRPIQALASPSESEHFIHPTVQYLLQSVELNEYREAGFGGNDLFLLRQVTLGKINYKPKSSISKILKTRAESQIQRIIDVFTGTKAPILQAESPNVESGHTQTESLEVTTQKGEEKAHQSKRLRGHIDGFQDSLMLRGWVDASDFGEGTSTLRVIWEERNQVIGEGKAVLERPDLAVAGINIDCGFAIDLKILKELPLKQTLDEPISLKVIESKSHESINEQAWKLDIKNNQDVLVEILYSDDPKEQRKKQIFDYLKTSNNSQCLLAIRQQILRYTAMQCMTNRWQELPVIDVINCYNENSALNYGSPQESVSRLELVLLAWIKLIATLDSDGINRHSPAVSQSASSQHLDSLDSIASNLKERIFAGLQKWEKALFDEYIRPLYDVLIATIFLQKSHSRFSASTYNLLEALSSILHETYSAPKLAFHLRSILKSQNEQHFDDAFTKLAHERGDRFTYLLCHYSNQLEKGITKHDLFYYAAAIDFATYCPAIHRNITTTIQEILPTYLVENPRQAKPRHWVERLGHITSNSAQMLVSKMISLNFSRSSIIDLHQEMIEIKKDLVNLLWNNCSDDIDHASQRGKPTRQKKWLIVGEKELAQCWMYRVLQKKTYLENMGCEVRCIEQEELRYWSFTHDVVWADAVIFCRLPAMYPYLRAIAFAKQCGKHTYAEIDDLIFTSDYPADFQSYGGSILIEQYKNLCVDYPLRLGILNAVDEVIVSTSALKNACRNILDDKNKPIQIVPNLPMAELEKVGLKLANTEGCKPTHDVIKIALTSGTLSHKQVLKDFIYPVLFEAFEKYANIELIVVGHIELPSNFSKFSNRIQSIPFSSYSAYLNLLEQASIALVPLEVHPTTHAKSAIKWMEASLCGVTCICSPVKAYTDVTTDQKDVLIASNLEQWRTSLKTLIEQPAFRQSLAKSAYQSAIKQFNTSVGEGIWTKMIQPQALETKKIKKKVLVINVFFAPQSVGGATRVAQDYVMNMLSDKNIDYDVTVLCTEYDRWHADIGKNKKNIRKGLENEDSDLVQETNQQRSLQGTSGEELIKLQSNWIEDKTSYRDSITIDHSTWRGARVIRLNLPAKPWSIHEDEDIEAFCSQFFKDEKFDLIQCHCCQILTASPLVAAQKLDIPYEIIMHDAWWMSEEQFLVSPAGRLINPADPLDHFDDEPGEEEKSDALARRKALYTILEGADRRIAVSAAFQKVCESAGISDVVVQENQFTSMASTDPQTKRERSHQTPIKVCHIGGMSLHKGYQLFRRAIHSMQQNLNLEFTVVDHRLTTKTDEYHASWNGYPVRFIAPVAMDEMNQFYASQDVLVAPSIWPESFGLVTREALSAGLWVIASNSGALAEPLLNSESPQGTVIRPNELDDLIKALTECPQHLREYV encoded by the coding sequence ATGTCGCAGCAAAAAAGACATGATCTGTGCGTTTATATCGGACCTGCAGCCCTTTGCCCCACACCAGAGGATGACAGGCCATTTGTCGTGATCACCGGCGATCAGGACGAATGGGCATTACCTTTAATTCAAAAGCGGGCCAACAGAAAACCAAGAGCGGATAATTTTGATATCAGGCAACATACAATCGGAAAGCCTGGCACAACAAAGACCTGGCATAGCTTCAATCAGCCAAGCCTCAACGGCATCATCGACGAAGCTGAACTTAAATGGTGCAATCCAGCCTGGGAGATTGAACATTTCGGAACAAAAGATGTTGAAAACAGGAAACTTCAGGACATCCTCTCAGACACCGATCATAGCAACGAAGAATTTAGTCTGATTATTGCCCAGGGAGACCCTCAACTAACACTTAAACGATCGGCAAAACTCCTTAAAAACTGCTCATCAATTGACTTAACACTTCATCCATTAGCCCTAATATGGAAGGAGTCGATTGACAACTACCTCGCAGAACATGGATTTGAACGCAAAAGTGCGAGCCAGCTTCTTTGGCAGAAAGCAGGGTGTTCCAGACCCATTCAAGCTCTAGCATCGCCCAGTGAGTCGGAGCACTTCATCCATCCAACGGTTCAATACTTACTTCAATCAGTAGAGCTAAACGAGTACAGAGAAGCAGGATTTGGCGGTAACGACTTATTCCTCCTGCGACAAGTAACACTAGGGAAAATTAATTACAAGCCCAAAAGTTCAATCAGCAAGATCCTTAAGACGAGAGCAGAAAGTCAAATCCAGAGAATCATAGATGTCTTTACAGGAACAAAGGCTCCGATATTACAGGCTGAATCACCAAACGTTGAGAGTGGTCACACTCAAACAGAATCTCTAGAAGTAACCACCCAAAAGGGAGAAGAGAAAGCCCATCAAAGCAAACGGCTTCGCGGTCATATTGATGGTTTTCAAGACAGCTTGATGCTGCGGGGATGGGTCGATGCTTCTGACTTTGGCGAAGGCACTTCAACTCTTCGCGTCATCTGGGAAGAACGAAACCAAGTCATCGGAGAGGGTAAAGCTGTATTAGAACGTCCAGATCTCGCTGTGGCGGGAATCAACATCGACTGTGGTTTTGCGATTGATCTCAAAATCCTAAAAGAACTCCCACTGAAGCAAACGCTCGATGAACCAATCAGTCTGAAAGTAATTGAAAGCAAAAGCCATGAGAGCATCAACGAACAAGCATGGAAACTAGACATCAAAAACAATCAGGATGTCTTGGTAGAAATCCTTTATTCAGACGATCCAAAAGAGCAACGCAAAAAACAGATCTTCGACTATCTCAAAACGTCTAATAACTCACAATGCTTACTGGCAATTCGCCAACAAATTCTTAGATATACGGCAATGCAATGCATGACGAATCGGTGGCAGGAGCTTCCAGTCATTGATGTCATCAACTGCTACAACGAGAATTCGGCACTGAATTATGGAAGTCCACAGGAATCTGTTAGCAGACTTGAGCTTGTCTTGCTTGCATGGATCAAACTGATCGCAACACTGGATTCAGATGGCATCAATAGACATTCACCTGCGGTGTCTCAATCAGCCAGCAGTCAACACCTTGATAGCCTTGATTCCATTGCCTCAAACCTGAAAGAACGAATTTTTGCAGGGCTTCAAAAATGGGAAAAAGCTCTTTTTGATGAATACATAAGGCCACTTTATGATGTTTTAATTGCAACCATTTTCCTGCAAAAGTCGCATTCACGATTTTCGGCATCTACATACAATCTATTGGAAGCCCTCTCATCAATACTCCATGAGACGTACAGCGCGCCGAAACTTGCATTTCATCTACGGTCTATCTTGAAGTCTCAGAACGAACAACACTTCGATGATGCATTCACAAAGTTGGCGCACGAACGAGGCGATAGATTCACGTATTTGCTTTGCCATTACAGCAATCAACTTGAAAAAGGCATAACAAAACATGATCTATTTTATTACGCTGCAGCCATTGATTTTGCAACATATTGCCCAGCAATTCACCGCAACATCACGACCACAATACAAGAGATTCTTCCCACATATCTGGTTGAGAATCCTCGCCAAGCAAAGCCTCGTCATTGGGTAGAGCGACTCGGTCATATCACAAGCAATTCTGCACAAATGCTTGTGTCGAAGATGATAAGCCTTAACTTTTCACGCAGCAGTATTATTGATCTGCATCAAGAGATGATTGAGATAAAAAAAGATCTTGTTAATCTCCTGTGGAATAACTGTTCAGACGATATAGATCATGCAAGCCAGAGAGGGAAGCCAACCAGACAAAAAAAATGGTTAATTGTTGGAGAAAAAGAGCTTGCACAGTGCTGGATGTACCGTGTACTTCAGAAGAAAACATATCTCGAAAACATGGGTTGTGAAGTTCGCTGTATTGAGCAAGAAGAGCTGCGCTATTGGTCATTTACTCATGACGTTGTATGGGCAGATGCAGTAATTTTCTGTCGACTGCCGGCGATGTATCCGTACTTGCGCGCAATTGCTTTTGCAAAACAATGTGGCAAACATACATATGCGGAAATAGATGACCTTATTTTTACGTCGGATTATCCTGCAGATTTTCAATCCTACGGTGGTTCAATTCTGATCGAACAATACAAGAACTTGTGTGTCGATTACCCACTCAGACTTGGGATTTTAAATGCTGTTGATGAAGTGATTGTTTCAACGTCAGCTTTGAAAAATGCATGCAGGAATATACTTGATGACAAAAACAAACCCATTCAGATTGTTCCAAATCTTCCCATGGCCGAGCTCGAAAAAGTCGGATTGAAACTAGCAAACACAGAAGGATGCAAGCCTACGCATGATGTTATCAAAATTGCTTTAACTTCGGGAACCCTATCCCATAAGCAGGTTCTCAAAGATTTTATTTACCCTGTGCTTTTTGAAGCTTTTGAGAAATATGCCAATATTGAATTAATTGTCGTAGGCCACATCGAGTTGCCATCAAATTTTTCAAAATTCAGCAATCGGATTCAATCAATACCATTCAGCAGCTATTCGGCCTATTTGAATTTACTCGAACAGGCATCTATCGCATTGGTTCCCCTTGAAGTTCATCCAACAACCCATGCGAAAAGTGCAATCAAATGGATGGAAGCAAGCTTGTGTGGAGTGACATGCATATGCTCACCGGTGAAAGCTTACACAGACGTCACGACAGATCAAAAGGATGTTCTGATTGCTTCTAATCTCGAGCAGTGGCGAACAAGTCTTAAAACGTTAATCGAGCAACCTGCATTCAGACAGTCATTGGCAAAAAGTGCTTATCAATCAGCAATAAAGCAATTTAATACTTCAGTTGGAGAAGGAATCTGGACGAAGATGATCCAGCCACAAGCGCTTGAAACCAAGAAGATCAAGAAAAAGGTTCTTGTCATTAATGTATTTTTTGCGCCACAAAGTGTTGGTGGTGCAACACGGGTAGCGCAGGACTACGTCATGAACATGCTTTCAGACAAGAATATTGATTACGATGTAACTGTTTTATGCACAGAATACGATCGTTGGCATGCAGACATCGGCAAAAATAAGAAAAATATTAGAAAAGGTTTAGAGAATGAAGATTCTGATCTTGTTCAAGAAACGAATCAACAACGTTCTCTGCAAGGTACATCCGGCGAAGAATTGATCAAACTCCAATCAAATTGGATCGAAGACAAGACCAGCTACAGGGATTCAATCACCATTGATCATTCCACCTGGAGAGGGGCAAGGGTGATTCGCCTCAACTTGCCTGCCAAGCCATGGTCGATCCACGAAGATGAAGACATCGAAGCCTTCTGCAGCCAGTTTTTCAAGGATGAGAAATTTGACTTGATTCAATGCCATTGCTGCCAGATCCTGACAGCTTCACCATTGGTGGCAGCTCAAAAACTAGATATTCCCTATGAAATCATCATGCATGATGCCTGGTGGATGAGCGAAGAACAGTTCCTGGTTTCGCCGGCTGGACGATTGATCAACCCAGCCGATCCACTGGATCACTTTGACGACGAGCCAGGCGAGGAAGAGAAATCTGATGCTCTTGCTCGGAGAAAGGCTCTCTACACAATTCTGGAAGGTGCCGATCGACGCATTGCTGTTTCGGCTGCCTTCCAAAAAGTGTGCGAATCTGCCGGAATCTCGGATGTCGTCGTACAAGAGAATCAATTCACATCAATGGCGAGTACTGACCCTCAAACCAAGAGAGAGAGATCACATCAAACACCAATCAAAGTCTGCCACATTGGTGGAATGTCTTTACATAAAGGATATCAATTATTTCGACGAGCCATCCATTCCATGCAGCAGAATTTAAACCTCGAATTTACAGTTGTGGATCATCGCCTCACAACTAAAACTGATGAGTACCATGCGTCCTGGAATGGCTATCCAGTGAGATTTATTGCTCCTGTTGCAATGGATGAGATGAACCAGTTCTATGCAAGTCAAGACGTTTTGGTTGCCCCATCCATATGGCCCGAAAGTTTTGGCTTGGTAACACGAGAAGCTCTGAGTGCAGGACTCTGGGTAATTGCAAGCAATTCAGGTGCCTTGGCCGAACCACTCCTCAACAGTGAGTCTCCTCAAGGGACAGTCATTCGGCCTAACGAACTCGATGATCTCATCAAAGCGTTAACAGAATGTCCACAACATTTGAGGGAATATGTTTAA
- a CDS encoding sulfotransferase, translated as MFKKLKSMLNPETIMQPELSFLICGLEHSGTTMASDLFREHPEVESGFECGVLLCENPSEFLSFVPFRNHMAVGWGINEDDLSYACQAQSFNLFYQRLFERSSIIKNKKPNFVFDKTPRYVTQLETVQSRLDLPAIVLIKDPRSLALSDFKRSGKKIEEIDSWYENWKEPKRLYMGSAYQGYQYAWESDRCTVIRLEDVCFNAKATVKSMFEFAQLEFKCEYLDLRSKRFGNTSGSSISVNSCMQFMTALPEHIQSKIKEDFSEFDRWFYDF; from the coding sequence ATGTTTAAAAAACTCAAATCAATGCTCAACCCAGAAACAATCATGCAACCTGAATTATCCTTTCTAATCTGTGGATTGGAGCACAGCGGAACGACGATGGCCTCTGATTTGTTCAGGGAACATCCTGAAGTCGAGTCAGGTTTTGAATGTGGCGTACTGCTCTGCGAAAATCCCAGCGAGTTTTTGAGCTTTGTCCCCTTCCGCAATCATATGGCAGTTGGTTGGGGCATCAATGAAGATGACCTGAGCTATGCATGCCAGGCCCAAAGCTTTAATCTTTTTTATCAGCGTCTATTTGAGCGATCAAGTATTATTAAAAACAAAAAACCCAACTTTGTTTTTGATAAAACACCTCGATACGTCACACAGTTGGAAACCGTTCAATCGAGACTGGATCTTCCCGCAATTGTATTAATCAAAGACCCAAGATCTCTTGCACTCTCCGACTTCAAACGATCAGGTAAAAAAATTGAAGAGATCGACAGTTGGTATGAAAACTGGAAAGAGCCAAAACGTCTTTATATGGGCTCTGCCTATCAGGGCTATCAATACGCATGGGAAAGTGATCGATGCACTGTTATTCGACTTGAAGATGTTTGCTTCAACGCAAAGGCAACAGTGAAATCCATGTTCGAGTTTGCCCAACTCGAATTCAAGTGCGAGTATCTTGATCTCCGAAGCAAGAGATTTGGGAACACATCAGGATCCTCTATCAGCGTCAACTCATGCATGCAATTCATGACTGCACTTCCGGAACATATTCAATCCAAGATTAAAGAAGATTTTTCGGAATTTGATCGATGGTTCTATGACTTTTGA
- a CDS encoding family 10 glycosylhydrolase, which produces MAARPAPLMAESRLDRLLRPRSTMGVWLTNSPSKLYYDRKRISAAMQQLQEAGFTRVVPNVWSRGTTFHRSRFAPVEPSLQKVGLGVDPICTLAAEGRRRGIKVMPWFEYGLMEPADSAVVRQNPSWVLAKANGQRWMTMHGNHRMAWLNPAHPEVRARFIGLVVETLKRCPMHGLQLDDHFAWPVQFGYDPTTVALYKQETGMAPPRDHSDRQWMKWRRTQLTSLLRELRQRLKKERLSTRISLSPGPFRQAYNLWLQDWELWALGGLIEELVVQNYAYSVQGFAKDLDQPALRKARSWGIPSQIGVLAGFGKRTTSMAVLEQKVRLARERGHGVIFFYWEGLWGKHVAERYRERRREAFTRLGSD; this is translated from the coding sequence ATGGCAGCACGTCCTGCTCCCTTGATGGCCGAGTCCCGCCTGGATCGGCTGCTGCGGCCCCGCAGCACGATGGGGGTCTGGCTGACCAACAGCCCCAGCAAGCTCTATTACGACCGGAAGCGCATCAGCGCAGCAATGCAGCAACTGCAGGAGGCGGGATTCACGCGTGTGGTGCCCAATGTCTGGAGTCGCGGCACCACCTTTCACCGCAGCCGTTTCGCTCCAGTGGAGCCCTCTCTTCAAAAGGTAGGACTCGGTGTTGATCCCATCTGCACTCTGGCGGCAGAAGGTCGGCGCCGCGGCATCAAGGTGATGCCCTGGTTTGAGTACGGCTTGATGGAGCCGGCGGATTCAGCCGTTGTCCGCCAAAACCCCAGCTGGGTGTTGGCCAAAGCGAACGGCCAACGCTGGATGACCATGCACGGGAACCATCGAATGGCCTGGCTCAACCCTGCCCATCCAGAGGTTCGCGCTCGCTTCATTGGTTTGGTGGTGGAGACCTTGAAGCGTTGCCCGATGCATGGTCTGCAATTGGATGACCACTTCGCCTGGCCGGTTCAGTTTGGCTACGACCCCACCACCGTGGCTCTCTACAAACAAGAGACGGGGATGGCGCCCCCCCGTGATCACAGTGATCGACAGTGGATGAAATGGCGTCGAACGCAACTCACGTCTTTGCTTCGTGAGTTGCGTCAACGCCTCAAGAAGGAGCGACTCTCCACACGGATCAGTTTGTCTCCAGGTCCATTTCGCCAGGCTTACAACCTTTGGCTCCAGGACTGGGAGCTCTGGGCTTTGGGAGGGCTGATTGAAGAGTTGGTTGTTCAGAACTACGCCTACTCCGTTCAAGGATTCGCGAAGGACCTTGATCAACCTGCCCTACGCAAAGCCCGCAGCTGGGGCATACCCTCCCAGATTGGCGTGTTGGCTGGATTCGGTAAACGCACCACCTCCATGGCCGTTCTGGAGCAAAAAGTGCGTCTGGCCCGTGAGCGTGGGCATGGTGTGATTTTCTTTTATTGGGAGGGGCTATGGGGAAAGCATGTGGCGGAACGCTACAGAGAGCGTCGTCGAGAAGCTTTTACAAGATTGGGCTCTGACTGA